One genomic region from bacterium encodes:
- a CDS encoding Ldh family oxidoreductase, producing the protein MTESPQRIVNADALRDLIERLLAAAGCGPETAMAAADVLIEAELRGYGTHGLIRIPFIIPRILEGVINARAVPHIIEEGEATALVDGDSALGPVGGIYAASLAIRKAEKAGSATVGLLRANHLLMMGYYGERIARAGLVGIIASVTPPLAHPLGGTERILGTNPLVVAVPTDSDQPVLLDFATTEISFGKVLKARAQGVPIPEGAALGPDGKPTTDAARAAAGALTPWGGYKGFGLSFVLGLLAGPLLGGAVGREVVVSLTKGRASNKGDLFIAIDPASFGDPAVFRKAVSAHIREIKESSKAEGVENIRIPGERSFAEKERRLREGIPVEAGVWAQVAEVAAKLRIGLPL; encoded by the coding sequence ATGACGGAAAGTCCTCAGCGGATTGTGAACGCAGATGCGCTCCGCGATCTCATCGAGCGCCTGCTCGCCGCGGCGGGGTGCGGCCCCGAGACGGCGATGGCGGCGGCGGATGTGCTGATTGAGGCCGAGCTGCGCGGCTACGGCACCCACGGCCTGATCCGCATCCCGTTTATCATTCCCCGGATTCTGGAAGGAGTGATCAACGCCCGGGCCGTGCCCCACATTATCGAGGAGGGCGAAGCCACCGCGCTGGTGGACGGCGACTCGGCCCTCGGCCCGGTGGGGGGAATTTACGCGGCCAGCCTGGCCATCCGGAAGGCCGAAAAGGCGGGAAGTGCGACGGTGGGACTTCTCCGGGCCAACCATCTTTTGATGATGGGCTACTACGGCGAGCGAATCGCGCGCGCGGGCCTTGTGGGGATCATCGCCTCGGTGACCCCGCCCCTGGCCCATCCGCTCGGCGGCACGGAACGCATCCTGGGGACGAACCCGCTCGTCGTCGCCGTGCCGACGGATTCTGATCAGCCCGTCCTCCTCGATTTCGCGACGACGGAGATTTCCTTCGGGAAAGTGCTCAAGGCGAGGGCGCAGGGAGTTCCCATCCCCGAGGGCGCGGCGCTGGGGCCGGACGGCAAGCCGACCACCGATGCGGCGCGGGCGGCGGCGGGGGCGCTGACGCCCTGGGGCGGCTACAAAGGCTTCGGGCTCAGTTTCGTTCTCGGTCTTCTGGCGGGTCCGCTCCTCGGCGGGGCTGTCGGGAGAGAGGTGGTCGTCTCGCTGACGAAGGGGCGGGCATCCAACAAGGGCGATCTTTTCATTGCCATCGACCCCGCTTCCTTCGGCGATCCGGCGGTTTTCCGCAAAGCGGTCAGCGCGCATATCCGCGAGATTAAGGAATCCTCCAAGGCGGAGGGGGTAGAGAATATCCGCATCCCTGGAGAGCGGAGTTTCGCCGAGAAAGAGCGGCGCCTGCGCGAGGGAATTCCGGTGGAGGCGGGCGTCTGGGCCCAGGTGGCGGAGGTGGCTGCGAAGCTGCGCATCGGT
- a CDS encoding VOC family protein, with translation MGCNVMRIGHIGVNVSNVERSIEFYRKVLGLKLTGKYGPPEFHRPICFMRCEEMHHDFVLFELPKDAVKAGVPVVDSYIRQEAGVNHIAFEVAEREDWLDALQHVKDCGVELADGPYVHALEGAQGAFEGGSGSHAFYFLDPDGNRIEIYCWMMKVTRPGRAAPAPDL, from the coding sequence ATGGGTTGCAACGTTATGCGCATCGGCCATATCGGTGTCAACGTCTCGAATGTGGAACGTTCCATCGAGTTTTACCGGAAAGTTCTCGGCCTCAAGCTGACGGGCAAGTACGGGCCGCCCGAGTTCCACCGCCCCATCTGCTTCATGCGGTGCGAGGAGATGCACCATGATTTTGTTCTTTTCGAGCTCCCCAAGGACGCGGTGAAGGCGGGGGTGCCGGTGGTGGATTCCTACATTCGCCAGGAAGCCGGCGTGAATCACATCGCCTTCGAGGTGGCAGAGCGCGAGGACTGGCTCGATGCCCTCCAGCACGTCAAGGACTGCGGCGTCGAACTGGCGGATGGGCCCTATGTGCACGCGCTCGAGGGCGCGCAGGGGGCCTTCGAGGGCGGCAGCGGCAGCCACGCTTTTTATTTTCTTGACCCCGACGGCAACCGGATAGAAATTTACTGCTGGATGATGAAAGTCACCCGCCCCGGCAGGGCGGCGCCCGCGCCGGACCTCTAG
- a CDS encoding bacteriophage holin — MKLDAMRFGTALGIVWGFGVLCLGVMAAAFNWGTPALQLLGSLYLGFAPTVAGILIGIIWGFADGFIGGFLIAWVYNKLVG, encoded by the coding sequence ATGAAACTCGACGCCATGCGTTTTGGAACCGCCCTGGGGATCGTCTGGGGCTTCGGGGTTCTCTGCCTGGGCGTCATGGCCGCGGCCTTCAACTGGGGCACCCCCGCCCTGCAGCTTCTGGGGAGCCTCTATCTCGGCTTCGCGCCGACCGTGGCCGGAATCCTGATCGGCATCATCTGGGGATTCGCAGACGGCTTTATCGGCGGCTTCCTCATCGCCTGGGTGTACAACAAGCTGGTGGGCTAG